A genome region from Micromonospora peucetia includes the following:
- a CDS encoding metallophosphoesterase family protein: protein MRLVITADTHVPKRARDLPEPLWAAVDAADVVLHAGDWVDEALLDAMTARARHLVGVYGNNDGPALRTRLPEVARVELDGLRVAVVHETGPKAGRESRCAARFPDTDVLVFGHSHIPWDTVSPDGPRLLNPGSPTDRRAQPYATYLTARVTAGRLDEVELHRLPPRRTPGH from the coding sequence ATGCGCCTGGTGATCACCGCCGACACCCACGTGCCGAAACGGGCCAGGGACCTGCCGGAGCCGCTCTGGGCAGCGGTCGACGCCGCCGACGTGGTGCTGCACGCGGGGGACTGGGTCGACGAGGCGCTGCTGGACGCCATGACCGCCCGGGCCCGCCATCTCGTCGGGGTGTACGGCAACAACGACGGGCCGGCGCTGCGTACCCGGCTGCCGGAGGTCGCCCGGGTGGAACTCGACGGGCTGCGGGTCGCCGTCGTGCACGAGACCGGCCCGAAGGCCGGGCGGGAGAGCCGCTGCGCGGCCCGCTTCCCCGACACCGACGTGCTGGTCTTCGGCCATTCACACATCCCCTGGGACACCGTCTCCCCGGACGGTCCGCGGCTGCTCAATCCGGGCTCGCCCACCGACCGCCGGGCTCAGCCGTACGCCACGTACCTGACGGCGCGGGTGACGGCGGGGCGGCTCGACGAGGTCGAACTGCACCGCCTGCCACCCCGCCGTACGCCCGGTCACTGA
- a CDS encoding DUF3072 domain-containing protein, whose amino-acid sequence MTDRNSSQADPQGAIKDPDEWVTGEEPPTAAQESYLATLAREAGEQPPEGLTKAEASKRIDQLQEETGRGQ is encoded by the coding sequence ATGACGGACCGCAACAGCAGCCAGGCCGACCCGCAGGGCGCCATCAAGGACCCGGACGAGTGGGTCACCGGCGAGGAGCCGCCGACCGCCGCCCAGGAGTCCTATCTGGCGACCCTGGCCCGGGAGGCCGGCGAACAGCCGCCGGAGGGCCTGACCAAGGCCGAGGCCTCGAAGCGGATCGACCAACTTCAGGAGGAGACCGGCCGCGGTCAGTGA
- a CDS encoding MarR family winged helix-turn-helix transcriptional regulator: protein MTESLDSARLAAWRAYIEASQRLYTRLEDDLRTDSALTFADYHVLVLLSEAPGQRLRMGELASRLIFSPSRLTYQISTMQRRGLVARESCPDDRRGSEAVLTAAGLLALREAAPRHLLSVRTHLMDDLDDAEVACLTRIFERLGRRLRAATGRPHN, encoded by the coding sequence GTGACCGAGAGCCTGGACAGTGCCCGACTCGCCGCCTGGCGCGCCTACATCGAGGCCAGCCAGCGGCTCTACACCCGGCTGGAGGACGACCTGCGCACCGACAGTGCGCTCACCTTCGCCGACTACCACGTGCTCGTCCTGCTCTCCGAGGCGCCGGGCCAGCGGCTACGGATGGGCGAGCTGGCAAGCCGCCTGATCTTCTCGCCGAGCCGGCTGACGTACCAGATCTCCACCATGCAGCGGCGCGGCCTGGTGGCCCGGGAGTCCTGTCCGGACGACCGGCGCGGCAGCGAGGCGGTACTCACCGCCGCCGGGCTGCTGGCCCTGCGCGAGGCTGCACCGCGCCACCTGCTTTCGGTGCGTACACACCTGATGGACGACCTCGACGATGCCGAGGTCGCCTGCCTCACCCGGATCTTCGAGCGACTCGGCCGGCGCCTGCGCGCGGCGACCGGCCGCCCCCACAACTGA
- a CDS encoding pirin family protein produces MPAITVDNVLVLPRLPRLDESTAFRPVQRLTTAPSGYEGEGFPVRRAFAGVPVTELDPFIHLDQMGEVDYAPGEPKGTAWHPHRGFETVTYMIDGIMDHQDSQGGGGTITNGDTQWMTAASGLLHIEAPPEHLVMSGGLFHGTQLWVNLPRAAKMNPPRYQDIRGKEAALLTTRDGGALIRVIAGEVAGHRGPGSTHTPITITHVTVQPGARVDLPWRPDFNALVYVLGGRGTVGTDGRPVHTGQLAVHGRGDALTFAADGNQDSHTPGLDLYIMGGEPIREPVAHYGPFVMNTRDELLQAFEDFKAGRLGVVPAERLPHTDGQGSRP; encoded by the coding sequence ATGCCCGCCATCACCGTCGACAACGTGCTCGTCCTGCCCCGCCTGCCCAGGCTCGACGAGTCCACCGCGTTCCGCCCGGTCCAGCGACTGACCACCGCACCCAGCGGCTACGAGGGCGAGGGCTTCCCGGTGCGCCGGGCGTTCGCCGGCGTACCGGTGACCGAACTGGACCCGTTCATCCACCTGGACCAGATGGGCGAGGTGGACTACGCCCCGGGCGAGCCGAAGGGCACCGCCTGGCATCCGCACCGCGGCTTCGAGACGGTGACGTACATGATCGACGGGATCATGGACCACCAGGACTCGCAGGGCGGCGGCGGCACGATCACCAACGGCGACACCCAGTGGATGACGGCCGCGAGCGGCCTGCTGCACATCGAGGCGCCACCGGAGCACCTCGTCATGAGTGGTGGGCTGTTCCACGGCACCCAACTCTGGGTCAACCTGCCCCGGGCGGCCAAGATGAACCCACCCCGCTACCAGGACATCCGCGGCAAGGAGGCCGCGCTGCTGACCACGCGGGACGGCGGCGCGCTGATCCGGGTGATCGCCGGCGAGGTCGCCGGACATCGCGGGCCGGGCTCCACCCACACGCCGATCACCATCACCCACGTGACCGTGCAGCCGGGTGCCCGGGTCGACCTGCCATGGCGGCCGGACTTCAACGCCCTGGTCTACGTGCTGGGCGGGCGGGGCACGGTGGGCACCGACGGGCGGCCGGTGCACACGGGCCAGCTCGCCGTGCACGGTCGGGGCGACGCGCTGACCTTCGCCGCGGACGGCAACCAGGACAGCCACACCCCGGGACTGGACCTCTACATCATGGGCGGCGAGCCGATCCGGGAGCCGGTGGCGCACTACGGCCCGTTCGTCATGAACACCCGCGACGAGCTGCTCCAGGCGTTCGAGGACTTCAAGGCCGGCCGGCTGGGCGTCGTCCCCGCCGAGCGGTTGCCGCACACCGACGGCCAGGGCTCCAGGCCCTGA
- a CDS encoding GNAT family N-acetyltransferase: protein MSEVRVERLGPAETSLVAGRIAEAFLVLDAPRWLVPDAGRRQSVLAGNFAILVDHAMRHGLVHATADRAGVAVWFPSVGDPAPPPEDYDARLAAACGEWTDRFVHLDNLFAAHHPHPDHHHLAFLAVAPDRQGQGLGGALLRHHHAVLDTEGIPGYLEAASEIGRDLYARHGYRVAEPFHLPDGTPFWPMWREPAR, encoded by the coding sequence ATGAGCGAGGTGCGGGTCGAGCGGCTCGGGCCGGCGGAGACGTCGCTGGTGGCCGGCCGGATCGCCGAGGCGTTCCTGGTCCTCGACGCCCCCCGCTGGCTGGTGCCCGACGCCGGGCGGCGGCAGTCCGTGCTGGCCGGCAACTTCGCGATCCTGGTGGACCACGCGATGCGACACGGCCTGGTCCATGCGACCGCGGACCGGGCGGGGGTGGCGGTCTGGTTCCCGTCGGTGGGCGACCCGGCCCCACCGCCGGAGGACTACGACGCCCGGCTGGCCGCGGCGTGCGGGGAGTGGACCGACCGGTTCGTGCACCTGGACAACCTCTTCGCGGCCCACCATCCACACCCCGACCACCACCACCTGGCGTTCCTCGCCGTCGCGCCGGACCGGCAGGGGCAGGGGCTGGGTGGCGCGCTGCTGCGGCATCACCACGCCGTCCTGGACACCGAGGGGATTCCCGGTTACCTGGAGGCGGCCAGCGAGATCGGCCGCGACCTGTACGCGCGGCACGGCTACCGGGTCGCCGAGCCGTTCCACCTGCCCGACGGCACGCCGTTCTGGCCGATGTGGCGGGAGCCCGCGCGCTGA
- a CDS encoding SigB/SigF/SigG family RNA polymerase sigma factor yields MTAPTISEPATTTTPSTTRKLDPRALTDSAADLLNAMAALPANHPSRAALRDRAIEAWLPLASHLAHRYSGRGEPTDDLAQTAAIGLIKAIDKFDPSRGVDFAGYAIPTIIGELKRHFRDRTWDIRVPRRLQELRLAISDANSSLLQTLGRSPTVADIAAHLKLTEEEVLEGLEGARAYNAVSLSTPTGDGERATELGDMLGGEDGEFELAELRVALGPALATLDEREQKILTLRFYGNLTQSQIAEQIGVSQMHVSRLLTRALTKLRGQLDGTY; encoded by the coding sequence ATGACCGCGCCAACGATCAGTGAACCGGCGACCACAACAACGCCGAGCACCACCCGGAAGCTCGACCCGCGGGCACTCACCGACAGCGCCGCCGATCTGCTCAACGCGATGGCCGCACTGCCGGCCAACCACCCGTCCCGCGCCGCCCTGCGCGACAGGGCGATCGAGGCCTGGCTGCCGCTCGCCAGCCACCTCGCCCACCGCTACAGCGGCCGGGGCGAGCCCACCGACGACCTGGCCCAGACCGCTGCCATCGGCCTGATCAAGGCGATCGACAAGTTCGACCCGTCGCGCGGCGTCGACTTCGCCGGCTACGCGATCCCCACCATCATCGGCGAGCTCAAGCGGCACTTCCGCGACCGCACCTGGGACATCCGCGTCCCGCGCCGGCTCCAGGAACTGCGCCTCGCCATCTCCGACGCCAACAGCTCGCTGCTTCAGACACTGGGCCGTTCGCCCACGGTCGCCGACATCGCCGCCCACCTCAAGCTCACCGAGGAAGAGGTGCTGGAGGGCCTGGAGGGAGCCCGCGCCTACAACGCGGTGTCCCTCTCCACCCCGACCGGCGACGGCGAACGCGCGACCGAGCTGGGCGACATGCTCGGCGGCGAGGACGGCGAGTTCGAGCTGGCCGAGCTGCGCGTCGCCCTCGGCCCCGCGCTGGCCACCCTCGACGAGCGGGAACAGAAGATCCTCACGCTGCGGTTCTACGGCAACCTGACGCAGTCGCAGATCGCCGAGCAGATCGGCGTCTCGCAGATGCACGTCTCCCGGCTGCTGACCCGCGCGCTGACCAAGCTGCGGGGACAGCTCGACGGCACGTACTAG
- a CDS encoding general stress protein codes for MTTSSSPTSAWRPGMPGGDTLPSGPAGRPTTPGHDGHGPEAGPATVTIGSYPDYPSAQRVVDHLADNRFPVEHSAIVGTNLTLVETVLGRMTTGRSALLGAGTGAWFGLFIGLLFGIFTVGNWITVILVGLVIGAIWGAVFGAVAHAMTGGRRDFTSASSLRAGQYAVTVDAQFAEQARQLLGRMHMTAPPSAR; via the coding sequence ATGACCACATCGTCGAGTCCCACCTCGGCATGGCGGCCCGGAATGCCGGGCGGCGACACTCTCCCGTCCGGCCCCGCCGGGCGGCCCACGACCCCCGGCCACGACGGGCACGGCCCGGAGGCCGGCCCGGCCACCGTGACGATCGGGTCGTACCCGGACTATCCGTCCGCCCAACGGGTCGTCGACCATCTGGCGGACAACCGGTTCCCGGTCGAGCACAGTGCCATCGTCGGCACGAACCTCACCCTGGTGGAGACCGTGCTCGGCCGGATGACGACCGGACGGTCGGCCCTGTTGGGCGCCGGCACGGGCGCCTGGTTCGGGCTATTCATCGGGCTGCTGTTCGGCATCTTCACCGTCGGCAACTGGATCACGGTGATCCTGGTCGGGCTGGTCATCGGCGCGATCTGGGGAGCGGTCTTCGGCGCGGTCGCGCACGCGATGACCGGCGGGCGACGCGACTTCACCTCGGCCAGTTCGCTGCGCGCCGGCCAGTACGCCGTCACCGTCGACGCGCAGTTCGCCGAGCAGGCCCGTCAGCTACTCGGCCGGATGCACATGACGGCACCTCCGTCCGCCCGGTGA
- a CDS encoding helix-turn-helix domain-containing protein, with amino-acid sequence MGAAVRERRAPFGVLLRQWRRQRGLSQLALAVGAEVSTRHLSFVETGRSVPSREMVLRLAEHLDVPLRDRNRLLLAAGYAPVYSHAPLDSPELRRVLDAVRRVLRAHEPYPAVAVDRHWNLVAGNAALPLFTRGVAAHLLRPPANALRLTLHPEGMAPRIANLAEWRAHLLGRLRRHLGLAADAGLAALHDELRGYPGGPTEPDAALPRAGDVVVPLRLRHAGGELTFLSTVSTFGTPLDVTVEELSIESFFPADEVTDAYLRDAGR; translated from the coding sequence ATGGGCGCGGCGGTGCGGGAACGGCGGGCGCCGTTCGGGGTGCTGCTGCGGCAGTGGCGGCGGCAGCGCGGGCTCAGCCAGCTCGCCCTCGCGGTCGGGGCGGAGGTCTCCACCCGACACCTCAGCTTCGTGGAGACCGGGCGCTCGGTCCCGAGCCGGGAGATGGTCCTGCGGTTGGCCGAGCATCTCGACGTGCCGCTGCGGGACCGCAACCGGCTGTTGCTGGCCGCCGGGTACGCCCCGGTCTACTCCCACGCCCCGCTGGACTCCCCCGAACTGCGTCGGGTCCTCGACGCGGTACGCCGGGTCCTGCGGGCGCACGAGCCGTACCCGGCGGTGGCGGTGGACCGGCACTGGAACCTGGTCGCCGGCAACGCCGCCCTGCCGCTGTTCACCCGGGGCGTGGCCGCGCACCTGCTCCGGCCGCCGGCCAACGCGCTGCGGCTGACCCTGCACCCCGAGGGCATGGCGCCCCGGATCGCCAACCTCGCCGAGTGGCGGGCCCATCTGCTCGGCCGGCTGCGCCGGCACCTGGGGCTGGCCGCCGACGCCGGGCTGGCCGCGCTCCACGACGAGTTGCGTGGCTATCCGGGCGGGCCGACCGAGCCGGATGCCGCCCTTCCCCGCGCCGGGGACGTGGTGGTGCCCCTGCGGCTGCGTCACGCGGGTGGCGAGCTGACCTTCCTCAGCACCGTGTCGACCTTCGGCACTCCTCTCGACGTGACGGTCGAGGAGCTCTCCATCGAGTCGTTCTTCCCGGCCGACGAGGTCACCGACGCCTACCTGCGCGACGCCGGCCGCTGA
- a CDS encoding NAD(P)/FAD-dependent oxidoreductase, with the protein MVVVGAGIAGVACATELARAGIPVEIRERARVSGGRMASRRFDGRPADTGAAYFTVSDPDFAEVAEGWRSAGLAREWTDTFVAYGADGRRGVPGPMRWAATRGLRSLVEHLARDLPVTVDRLVLGVEPGPVVDGRPCEAVVLAMPGPQAALLLDPALDAATRVTQTQRWSPSLAGVLRFPARRWATFRGAFVNDHPLLNVVCDDGDRRGDDAPVLVAHTTPEFAAGHLAQPTGAGPAIEEAVRDLLGLPEPAEHVHVHRWTYAKPTAGPGGTYHLDADGVGLAGDAFGEPRVQSAWRSGRDLGRALVTRLSAG; encoded by the coding sequence GTGGTGGTGGTCGGCGCGGGCATCGCCGGGGTGGCGTGCGCGACGGAACTGGCCCGCGCCGGCATCCCGGTGGAGATCCGGGAGCGCGCCCGGGTGTCCGGCGGTCGGATGGCCAGCCGGCGCTTCGACGGTCGGCCCGCCGACACCGGCGCCGCGTACTTCACCGTCAGTGATCCGGACTTCGCCGAGGTGGCCGAGGGGTGGCGGTCGGCCGGCCTGGCCCGCGAGTGGACCGACACCTTCGTCGCGTACGGCGCCGACGGCCGGCGCGGGGTGCCCGGCCCGATGCGCTGGGCGGCGACCCGGGGCCTGCGGTCGCTGGTGGAGCACCTGGCCCGGGACCTGCCGGTGACCGTGGACCGGCTCGTGCTCGGCGTCGAGCCGGGGCCGGTGGTGGACGGGCGGCCCTGCGAGGCGGTGGTGCTCGCCATGCCGGGGCCACAGGCTGCCCTGCTGCTCGATCCGGCCCTGGACGCCGCCACCCGGGTCACGCAGACCCAGCGCTGGTCGCCGTCGCTGGCCGGGGTGCTGCGATTCCCGGCCCGCCGGTGGGCCACCTTCCGGGGCGCCTTCGTCAACGACCACCCGCTGCTGAACGTCGTCTGCGACGACGGCGACCGGCGCGGCGACGACGCACCGGTGCTGGTCGCCCACACCACGCCCGAGTTCGCCGCCGGTCACCTCGCCCAGCCCACCGGGGCCGGGCCGGCGATCGAGGAGGCCGTCCGGGACCTGCTCGGACTGCCCGAACCGGCGGAGCACGTACACGTGCACCGCTGGACGTACGCGAAACCGACCGCCGGCCCGGGTGGGACGTACCACCTGGACGCCGACGGTGTCGGGCTGGCCGGCGACGCCTTCGGTGAGCCCCGGGTGCAGAGCGCCTGGCGCTCCGGTCGTGACCTGGGCCGCGCCCTCGTCACCCGCCTGTCCGCAGGTTAG
- a CDS encoding phospholipase D family protein — translation MAPSNWFLSARERANPVSELPVWAGGNLAEPLIHGTAYFDRLVDEVAALQSGDHLFFTDWRGDPDQLLRPDGPTVAQLFARAAQRGVLVKGLIWRSHLDILAYSEAENRSLSETVSAAGGEVLLDQRVRRGGSHHQKLVVLRHLRAPERDIAFAGGIDLCHSRRDDAAHGGDPQAVQMSVRYGEHPPWHDVQLAVRGPVVGALDTTFRERWTDPMPLDSENPLAYLRDRLRGADLRPDPLPAQPADPPPCGPHHVQVLRTYPAVRPRYSFAPDGERTVARGYTKAVRRARRLIYLEDQYLWSTEVADLFARALRDNPDLHLVAVVPRYPDVDGRLALPPNMVGREQALSLCERAAPERVHVLDVENHAGNPVYVHAKVCVVDDVWASVGSDNFNRRSWTHDSELSCAVLDDTRDGRAPTDPAGLGDGARVFARDLRLRLWREHLDRDPAGGEDADLIDPADAVAAITATADGLQRWYDGGRVGPRPPGRLLPHRAKRLPWYTRAWALPAYRLVYDPDGRPLRARRSGTW, via the coding sequence GTGGCACCGAGCAACTGGTTCCTCAGCGCACGGGAACGCGCCAACCCGGTCTCAGAGTTACCCGTCTGGGCCGGCGGAAACCTTGCCGAGCCGTTAATTCACGGCACCGCGTACTTCGACCGGCTGGTCGACGAGGTGGCGGCCCTCCAGTCCGGCGACCACCTCTTCTTCACCGACTGGCGGGGCGACCCGGACCAGCTACTACGCCCGGACGGGCCGACCGTGGCCCAACTCTTCGCGCGGGCCGCCCAGCGGGGCGTGCTGGTCAAGGGGCTCATCTGGCGCTCCCACCTCGACATCCTGGCCTACAGCGAGGCGGAGAACCGCAGCCTGAGCGAGACGGTCTCCGCCGCCGGCGGCGAGGTGCTGCTCGACCAGCGAGTCCGCCGGGGCGGCTCCCACCACCAGAAGCTGGTGGTGCTGCGACACCTCCGGGCTCCGGAGCGGGACATCGCCTTCGCCGGCGGGATCGACCTCTGCCACAGCCGGCGTGACGACGCCGCGCACGGGGGCGACCCGCAGGCCGTGCAGATGTCCGTCCGCTACGGCGAGCACCCGCCCTGGCACGACGTGCAGCTCGCCGTGCGGGGGCCGGTGGTGGGCGCGCTGGACACCACCTTCCGGGAGCGGTGGACCGACCCGATGCCGCTGGACTCGGAGAATCCCCTCGCCTATCTGCGGGACCGGCTGCGCGGCGCGGACCTGCGACCCGACCCGCTGCCGGCGCAGCCGGCCGACCCGCCGCCCTGCGGCCCGCACCACGTCCAGGTGCTGCGCACCTACCCGGCGGTACGGCCCCGCTACTCCTTCGCCCCTGACGGCGAACGCACCGTGGCCCGTGGCTACACCAAAGCGGTCCGGCGGGCCCGGCGGCTGATCTACCTGGAGGACCAGTACCTCTGGTCCACCGAGGTGGCCGACCTGTTCGCCCGGGCGCTGCGGGACAATCCCGACCTGCACCTGGTCGCCGTGGTCCCCCGGTATCCGGACGTGGACGGCCGGCTGGCGCTGCCGCCGAACATGGTCGGCCGCGAGCAGGCGCTGTCGCTCTGCGAGCGGGCCGCCCCGGAGCGGGTGCACGTCCTCGACGTGGAGAACCACGCCGGCAACCCGGTGTACGTGCACGCCAAGGTGTGCGTGGTCGACGACGTGTGGGCCAGCGTGGGCAGCGACAACTTCAACCGCCGGTCCTGGACGCACGACAGCGAACTGTCCTGCGCGGTGCTGGACGACACCCGGGACGGGCGGGCGCCGACCGACCCGGCCGGTCTCGGCGACGGGGCCCGGGTCTTCGCCCGGGACCTGCGGCTACGGCTGTGGCGCGAGCACCTGGACCGCGATCCGGCCGGCGGCGAGGACGCCGACCTGATCGACCCGGCCGACGCCGTGGCGGCGATCACCGCCACCGCCGACGGGCTGCAACGGTGGTACGACGGCGGGCGGGTCGGCCCCCGGCCACCGGGCCGGCTGCTGCCGCACCGGGCGAAACGGCTGCCCTGGTACACCCGGGCCTGGGCGCTGCCGGCGTACCGACTGGTCTACGACCCCGACGGTCGGCCGTTGCGGGCCCGACGATCCGGCACGTGGTGA